The sequence TGGAAAAAGCCGAGAAAGCTTTCCGGGTCGAAAATTTATATGATGTGGAAAACCAAGGGTTGACGCATCACCTAGACCAAGCTTTACGCGCCAACTACATTATGATGTTCGACATTGATTATGTTGTTCAAGACGATAAAATCATGATTGTTGACCAATTTACTGGTCGAATCATGGAAGGCCGCCGTTACTCTGACGGACTTCACCAAGCGATCGAAGCGAAAGAAGGCGTCACGATTCAAAATGAATCAAAAACGATGGCGAATATCACTTTCCAGAACTTCTTTAGAATGTATAAAAAACTAGCCGGAATGACCGGAACAGCTAAGACGGAAGAAGAAGAGTTCCGTGAAATCTACAACATCAGTGTGGTAGCTATCCCGACGAATAAACCTTTAATTCGGGATGACCGTCCTGATTTGCTGTATCCGTCATTGATCAGCAAATTCGAAGCTGTTGTGGAGGAAATCAAAGAACGTCATGCTACCGGACAACCGATTTTGGTTGGTACAGTGGCAGTTGAAACGTCTGAATTATTGTCTGGCTTGTTGAAGCAAGCCCGTATTCCACATGAAGTGTTAAATGCTAAGAATCACTTTAAAGAAGCGGAAATCATTACTAATGCAGGGCAAAAAGGTTCAATCACTATTGCTACTAATATGGCAGGACGTGGAACAGATATCAAATTAGGAGCCGGTGTTCGAGAAGTAGGCGGCCTTTGTGTTATTGGTACCGAACGTCACGAATCCCGACGGATCGATAACCAATTGCGTGGACGTGCTGGTCGACAAGGCGATCCAGGTGTGACACAATTTTACCTTTCATTGGAAGACGATTTAATGAGACGTTTTGGTTCTGAACGCATTCAAGCGGTATTAGAACGTTTAAAAGTTCAAGATGAAGATGCTGTTATTCAAAGCAAAATGATTTCGCGTCAAGTGGAATCTGCACAAAAACGAGTTGAAGGAAACAACTACGACACACGTAAAAATGTTTTGCAATACGATGACGTGATGCGTGAACAACGGGAAATTATGTACAATCAAAGATTAGAAGTCATTATGGCACAAGATTCATTGAAACATGTAACGGTACCGATGATTCAACGCTCAATCGAACGAATGGTACAATTGCATACGCAAGGACCGAAAGAAGAATGGAATCTACAAAATATTTTAGATTTTGCTCATTCTGCTGTAGTGCACCCGGATGACTTAACATTAGCTGATTTAGAAAATAAAACGCCTGAAGAAATCCAAACGAATTTATTGGAAGCAGCTAAAAAGATTTATGCGGAGAAAGAACAGCAATTGAACGGTACAGAGCAAGTGTTAGAATTTGAAAAAGTGGTTATTTTGCGAGTAGTCGACAGCAAATGGACAGATCACATTGATACAATGGATCAATTGCGTCAAGGAATTGGTTTGGTAGCTTATGGACAAGCTAATCCACTAGTTGAATACCAAACAGAAGGATTCAGACTTTTCGAAGAAATGATTGCAGCGATTGATTATGATGTAACTCGTTTGTTGATGAAGTCGCAAATTCGTCAAAACTTGCAACGTGAACAAGTGGCTAAAGGAACAACAGCGCGTTCTGCCGGTGACGGTGAAGTTGTGAAAGAAGCAAAGAAAAAACCAATTAAAATTGACGGTTCAAAAATAGGCCGCAATGACCCTTGTCCGTGCGGCAGCGGGAAAAAGTATAAAAACTGTCATGGTAAAGTTTAAATAGCCAGATTAAAAAGAGGAAAACACGATTTGTGAATCAAATCGTGTTTTTCTCACTAATCAATTAGAGGAGCGGATACAATGGAAATAAGCGACGTTAGAAATAAACTAGAAACTGCAGCAGGAAAGATTGCCGGTTTCAGGAGGTCTCTTTGACTTAGAGGCGATGGAACAAACGATTGCGGCTTACGATGATCAAATGACGGAACCGACATTTTGGGACGATGCTCAAAAAGCACAAGATTTGATCAATGAAGCCAATATAGTGAAAGAAAAGTACACGAGCTTCAAACAATTGGAAGAAAAGCAAGAAGAGCTAGAAGTATTACTGGAAATGGTTAAGGAAGAAACGGATTTAGAATTAGAGAAAGAATTAAATGATGAATTAACAACATTTCTTGCAGTGCTGGATCAATATGAGCTGGATATGCTGCTAAGCGGCCCCTATGATAAAAATAATGCGATCATGGAGCTGCATCCTGGAGCAGGCGGAACAGAATCACAAGACTGGGGCAGCATGTTGCTGCGGATGTACACGCGCTGGGCTGAGAAAAAAGGGTTCAAAGTGGAAACATTGGATTATCAAGATGGAGATGAAGCAGGTATTAAAAGTGTAACGTTGCTGATTAAAGGCCATAACGCTTATGGCTATTTAAAAGCCGAAAAAGGCGTTCACCGTTTAGTGCGGATATCTCCGTTTGATTCAGCTGGTCGTAGACATACATCATTTGTTTCCATAGATGTGATTCCTGAACTGGCAGGCAATGTCGACATTGATATCAATCCTGAAGATTTAAAAGTGGACACTTATCGGGCTAGCGGAGCCGGCGGACAGCACATCAATAAAACTGATTCAGCTGTTCGGATCACTCATATTCCAAGCGGGGTCGTAGTGGCTAGTCAAGCTCAACGCTCACAGTTGAAAAATAGAGATCAAGCCATGAATATGCTGAAAGCAAAGCTGCATCAAATCGAAGTGGAAGAAAAAGAACGAGAAATGGCTGAAATCCGCGGAGAACAAAAAGAAATCGGCTGGGGCTCTCAAATACGTTCTTATGTTTTCCACCCTTATACAATGGTGAAAGATCATCGGACCAATTATGAAACTGGGAATGTTACAAATGTTATGGATGGAGATATCGACCCATTTATTAATGCTTATTTAAGAAGTAGAATGACTCAAAAAGATTAAAAAGTAATTAGATTAGGAGAAGAACTGTCAAATGTAATGATTTGACAGTTCTTCTGTTTTTAAACCACAATAAATTGTTGGTTTCTGTTCCCAAAATAACGAGTCATAATTAAAAGATAAGGTGAATGAGGACTTGAAAATGAGGTTTTTATTCTAATAAAGTGGGGGATAGAAAAAATAACGTCAAAAAACCTTTGAATAATACAGTTCGTTACAGGAATACGTCACAATGAAATGTATTTGTAAACAAACTACAACAGACATTGTTTTTTATAATGCTATAATGGGTAAGGATTGAGAGCGAAGAGGAAAAAAACTCTCTAGATACTGATCCCACTTAAGAAAACAATAGAAATTCAAAAAAAGTTAGGTGATATGATGATTGAAATGCTAAATGTCTACAAGAAATATCCTAATGGCATTACAGCAATTAACGGTTTAACTGTTCGTATTGAACAAGGCGAATTCGTTTATGTAGTTGGCCCAAGTGGAGCAGGTAAATCGACGTTTATTAAAATGATGTATAGAGAAGAAAAAGCAACCAAAGGAACGATTAAAGTTGGGGATTTCGATTTAGTAACAATGAAAGATAAAGATATCCCTTATTTAAGACGTCATGTTGGAGTAGTATTCCAAGACTTTAAATTATTACCGAGATTAACCGTTTATGAAAACATTGCTTATGCAATGGAAGTGGTTGAAAAAAACCCTAAGATCATTAAAAAACGTGTCTTGGAAGTTCTGGAATTAGTAGGATTAAAACACAAAGTAAGAATGTTTCCGAATGAACTATCCGGTGGAGAACAACAACGGATCGCCATTGCTAGAGCTATTGCGAACATGCCGCGAGTATTGATTGCGGATGAGCCGACAGGGAACCTTGACCCAGATACTTCATGGGAAATCATGAATATCTTGGAAGAAATCAACAATCAAGGAACGACCGTCATCATGGCCACGCATAATAGCCAAATCGTAAATGTCGTTAAACACCGTGTACTTGCGGTTGAGAATGGACGCATTGTCCGAGATCAATTGGAAGGAGACTACGGATATGAAGTTTAGAACGATTAAAAGACATTTGATTGAAAGTCTGAAAAGTCTAAAACGAAATGGTTGGATGTCGATTGCTGCCATCAGTGCAGTAGCGGTAACCTTACTTTTAGTTGGATCATTTATTGCAATGCTGATGAATGTGAATAAACTAGCGACCGATATCGAAAATGACGTAAGCGTCAGAGTGTATATCGATTTAGCAGCCGACGAAGGGCAACAGGAACAATTAGAAAAAGACCTGGCTGCTATTGATCATGTTGATACAGTGGAGTTTTCCAGTCGTGAAGATGAACTGAAACAAGTTGTTGGAAGCTATGGAAATGAATTCAATTTGTTCCAAGGGGATGACAATCCGCTTTATGACGTTTATATCGTAAACACGGACACGCCAGAGCACACATCAACCGTTGCTAAGCAATCTGAAGCTTTGGATTATGTAGCCAAAGTAAATTACGGCGGAGCAACCGCAGATAACTTATTTAAAACAATGAAAACTGTTCGGAATGTTGGAGCGGTCATTATCATCGCGCTTGTGTTGACAGCGGTGTTCTTGATATCCAATACTATTCGAATCACTATTATGTCTCGTAGAACAGAAATCGAAATCATGAAGTTAGTTGGAGCAACAAACTGGTTTATCAGATGGCCATTCCTAATTGAAGGCGCAATGATCGGTCTAATCGGTTCACTGATTCCAACAGCACTGCTTAGCTTTATTTATGTCGCAGCTTATGATTTAGGAACACAGTACCTAACAGGTACGTATTTCGCGTTATTAACGCCTGTTCCCTTTTTATACCAAATCGGTGGTTTGATGATCGCGATTGGCGTTTTGATTGGATCAATAGGATCGTCTATTTCAATTAGAAGATTCTTAAAAGTTTAACAACTAAAAATAATAAAAAAAAATGAACAAAAAAAAGCATTTAGGGAAAGCGGAGGAAAGAAAACGTGAATAAGAAACTTATAACTCTTGTTTTATTAGCATCTATGGGAGTAACAACCTATTTAGCACCATTAACAGCAGAAGCAGCGATTGATGACAACATCAAACAAACGACTGAAAAAATCAACAAGCTTGAAGATGAAAAAAAATCTGTCGCTAACGAATTAGCTGCTATTACAGATAGCATGGCTAAAAATGAATCAAAAGCTGCTTCATTGATGACTGAAATGACAGAAACACAAGAAACATTGAAAGAACTAAACAGCCAAATCGATACATTAAATGAAGGCATTGCAGCTCGTGAAGCAAAACTAGCTGAACAAGCGCGTACAGTTCAAGTAAATGGAGATACACAAAATTATGTTGATTTTATTTTGGAATCTGAATCTTTTGCAGATGTTTTAGGTCGTGCAGATGTTGTTTCGAAATTGGTTTCAGCTAATCAAGAGTTAGTAAAAGCTCAAGCTGCTGACAAAGAATTAGTCGCAGCGAAACAAACAGAAACTGAAAAAACATTGGAAAACCAAACACTTGTAGCTGCTAAGTTAGAAGCTGCAAAAACAGATCTAGAGCAACAAGGTTTAGAAAAAGAAGCAGTGGTAGCTTCACTTGCAGCTGAAAAAGCTGATGCAGAAACTGAAAAAGAACAGTTTTTAGCAACGAAAACCGCAGCTGAAAAAGCCGCACAAGAGTTGCAAGCAGCTAAAACAGCTACTGTAGCTGTAGCGACTTCTGACGAAACAGAAACTGAAGCTGTAGCAACAAATACAGTAGCGACAGCTGCTGAAAAAACAGCAACACCAATTGCGACTGAAACAAAAACAACTGAAACAAAAGCTAAAGCTGTTGAAAGCAAACCAGCAGCTACAACAACACCTGTTGCAGGCGGATCTTGGGGTGCAGTCCAAAGCGCAGCCTTTGGCGTGCAAGGAACTCCTTACCTATACGGTGGAACAACTACTGCAGGATTTGACTGTTCTGGTTTTACTCAGTACGCTTTTAATGCAGCTGGAATCAGCCTTCCACGGACAGCAAGTGCACAATATGCCGCTTCTACAAAGATTTCTCAATCTGAAGCTAAAGCTGGAGACTTAGTATTCTTTAACCAAACAGGTAGTATTGACCATGTTGGTATTTACTTAGGAAACGGTAGTTTCATTGGAGCTCAATCTTCTTCAGGCGTAGCCGTAGCACAAATTAACCAATATTACTGGGCTCAATATGTAGTTGGATATGGACGAGTAAACTAATTTTAAAAGATTTCTGATACGCAAAAATGAACCTTCGTACCCTAAATGCGATGCAAAAAGTCTGGGAAAAAACCACTATAAGTGATTTTATCTCAGGCTTTTTGTTTTTAAGAGAGTAAAAGAAATTCATCTTTTAAAAGTTTTTTTAATTTAAGTTTTACATTTCAGCTAAAAATAGGTACGCTATAAGAGAGATGAGAATAGTTGCAGCTGTCATTCTCTAGTAAAAATAATAAAGAACTAGTAACCAATGGTTTCTTAGTGGTTGAAATAAAAGTTGTTCAATGAATAGTGAAAGTAGAAGGGGTGTAGGTCTATATGCAAATCGCGTCAAATTTTTTTATGGCGGTACTTATTTTTTTGATCCAACCAACTTTTTTGGTTGGCTTAATTATTGCAATCGGAACGAGTTATCAAAGAATCAAAACAGAAAGAAGCAATCATCGAGTCGCTATTTACAAAGCGTTTTATGAAGTCAAAAACTATTTGCTGTTAGGATTGGTCACTGGCCTGATCGGTTCCTTGTTATCAATAGGAATCGGATTTCCCATTACATTAGACTGGATTATTGTCTATCAAGTTGTAACGATTTTACTGATGATCGTCGGTTATCGTTTCGTGCACCCGTTATTTGCTTTTTCTCTGACGACTTTGGTTTTAATCGGGGGAGCTATGGTAGGTACTCAAGATACCTTTAATTTTTTACCCGCTGGCTGGTATCGACCATTGACACAAATGCAGTGGGTCAACACTAGTTTGATCACCAACGTATTATTTATAACGGTCTTTTTGTTAGCAATGACATTAGTGACATTAAGCAAACACGCGACCAAACAACTTTCGCCTCGTTTTTTGAATACAAAGCGCGGGAAAAAAATTGCTCGTTATCAAATAAAACCTTTTTGGGTAGTTCCTTTATTATTGATCATCCCCGGAGAAAGTTTTGGAGCCTTTTTTGACTGGTGGCCTGTATTTGCAATCGGAAACCAAACGTATTCCTTTTTCTGGCTACCTATTTTAATGGGATTCCGTTTTACGGTACAGTCGCAAATGCCTAAAGCGGCTACTGAACTAATTGTGAAAGACTTAGCTGTTTTAACGGTTGTGGCAGGATTGACAGCTATTGGTTCAATTTGGACGAGTTATTCAGGATTTGCCGGATTGATTTTATTAATCGTCGGAGGAGCGGTAGTCCTTTACCGTCACCGTCAACGTGAGAAAAAATGGACCTTTTTATTTGGCCCATCAGACAGCGGTATTAAAGTCATCGGCGTTCGTCCGGACACACCTGCTGAAAAAATGGAATTAACTGTCGGAGATACCCTTATTTCTTGTAATGACCACCCGCTTGCAACGGAAGAAGATTTTCATCAAGCATTATCTAGCAACAGTGTTTATTGTCGCTTGAAAGTAAAAGGACCAGATGGAGAACTTCGGTTAACTGAAACGGCTTTATATGCAGATTCACCGCATGAAATCGGCTTAGTTTTGCTGCACAACTAGCTAAGAATACCTAAAGAAAGAATGAACATAATGGGGGAAGAAAATGAAAAAAGTCTTGATTGTCGATGATGAGCAGTCGATTTTGACGTTACTGGCCTTTAATTTAGAAAAAGAAGGCTATCAAGTACAAACAGCGTTGGATGGATTAGCGGGATATTCGCTAGCAATAGCTAATCGATACGATTTTATTATATTGGATTTAATGTTGCCTACAATGGACGGAATTGAAATCTGTAAAAAATTACGTCAAGAAAAAATAGATACACCGATTATGATTTTAACTGCAAAAGATGATGAACTTGATAAAATTATCGGCTTAGAATTAGGTGCAGACGATTATATGACCAAACCCTTCAGCCCGCGTGAAGTATTAGCTAGAATGAAAGCCATTATGCGACGAGTTACTAAGCAGCAGCAGAAAGCTGAAACATCTAGTGAAAGCGAAGAGGCTCCCAAAATTGAAGTAGGAGAAATCCAAATTTTTCCTAGCCAATATAAAGTCTTGGTACGGGGAGAACAAATTGATGTAACACCTAAAGAATTTGAGCTGCTTTTATATATGGCTAAAAGAATCAATCGGATTTTAAGCCGAGAACAGTTGCTGAATGCTATTTGGAATTTTGATTATACAGGTGAAACGCGAATCGTAGATGTTCATATTAGCCACTTAAGAGAAAAAATTGAAAAAGATACTAAAAAACCGGTTTATATCCGAACGGTTAGAGGTTTTGGATATAAATTTGAGGTTCCTAAAGCATGAAAAAATTGCAATTTCGAATTATTTCAATTCTCATGACGGTATTTGTTATCTTTAGCATTTGTATCGGATTTTTTTCTACTCAGCTGCTGCAAGACTATGCGGTTGAAAGTCAGGAAGAAGGCTTGGTCGAACAAGCGATTATGGCTGGAAGCAGTTTGGATGGTGTGGCCAAAGATCCGTCAGATTTTTTGAATTTAAAACAAGAGGCATCTGTTTTGAAGCAACATACAAAACATCGGGTCACTTTAATTGCTCTCGATGGTACAGTTGTTTACGATTCAGCGAAACAAAGCCCAGCGTTAGAAAATCATCGCAACCGCGAAGAGGTCCAAGCAGTCTTAACTGGAAAGCCTCAAGGAACGGATTTAAGAAAAAGCAATAGTACAAATGAGACGTTATTTTATGTAGCACGACCTGTTCTAGATCAAGCAGGAGAAGCAATCGGAGTGTTTCGTTTAGCGAAGCCATTGGCAGAAATGAAACAGTTGAACAGCCAAATCCGAAATTCTATCCTCACTTTTAGTGTGTTGGCCTTAGTATTGGCAACCGGTATTACCTTTTTGATAACCAAACGAATCGCAAACCCGATCGAAGAAGTGATGGATGTAGCGAAAAACTTATCTGATAAGCAATACAGCTCCCGCTACAGCGGCAAAGGTTATGGTGAAGTAGCCAAGTTAGGGGCTACGATCAATGGTTTAGCAGAAAGCTTGCAAGAACAAATGCAAGAAATCGATCAAAATGAAGAACGGCTCAATGAATTAATCAATCATTTAGTCATTGGCGTTATGTTATTAGATGAACAGCGCAACATTCAAAGAGTCAACCCAGTGATGTGTCGGATTTTGGGAATGGACAGCAACGAATTATTGGGACAATCTTATGCCGATGTAACGAAAAGTTATGGCCTTAGTCATCTAATTGAAAAAACGTATCGTAAAAAAGAAATGCAAAATAAAGAGATTTACTTTTATTACCCGGCGGAACGAATTGTTGATGCAAATATTGTTCCAATAGCTGGAAAAAATAAAGGCGACATGAATTTGATCGTCTTGCTGTACGACATCACTGAGATTCGGCGGCTAGAAAAAGTTAGAACGGATTTTGTGACCAATGCTTCTCATGAATTGAAAACTCCAGTAACAGCATTGAAAGGTTTTTCCGAAACGCTGCTTGATGGCGCAATGGAGGATAAAGACGTTTTAAAACAATTTTTAGAAATCATGTTAGCGGAAAGCAGCCGCTTAGACTTGCTGGTGAACGATATTTTAGAACTATCTAAATTAGAACAGAAACAAGTTCCGATTGCTTATGAAGAAGTTAGAGTTAAAGACGCTGTCTTATCCACTTTTAAACTTGTTAAACAAAAAGCGGAACAAAAACAAATCACAATGGAGTTTATTGAGGAAGAAGAGGTTAACATTGAAGCCGATAGCGGCCGGTTGAAACAAATATTAGCCAATTTAATTGATAATGCTGTCATTTATACGCAAGCTGGCGGCAACATAGTAGTGACGCTCAAGAAGAAGGAAGAACATGCGATCATTTCAATCAGCGACAATGGAATGGGCATTCCAGAAGACGAATTGAACCGCATATTTGAACGTTTTTATCGTGTAGATAAAGCTAGAAGCCGTAATTCAGGCGGTACGGGATTGGGTTTATCGATCGTGAAATACTTGGTTGAAAACTTTAACGGCACCATCGCGGTCCAAAGCAAAGCAGGATTAGGAACAACCTTTACATTAACTTTTCCGATCCGTCATTTTTAACCATTAAGTATAAAGAGCAAAGGCAGAGAACAAGCGGATAGTTTGCTTGTTCTCTGCCTTTTTTTCGTTTGTTTACAATTTTTCAGTTTCTTTACAATCGACTACATAAACAATACACAAAGCCGGTCAGAAATTAACAGACGACCTTTAAGATAAGAGATGTGGACAAGGAAAACAAGTCCAACGTTATAAAAAAGGATGGGGAAAACAATGAATTTAAAAAAAGCAATGAAATTTGGGATAACTTTAGGATTAGGCTTAACGTTAGCGGCCTGTGGAAATTCGACTTCGAATGCAACGGATACGGGCTCGGCTGAAGGGGGATTCGATGCTGCACAAGACATTCATGTTATTTCTCGTGAAGATGGTTCTGGAACACGAGGGGCATTCACAGAAATCACGACAATATTAGAAGAAGATGCTGAAGGCAACGAAGTAGACGGTACTTATATGGAAGCGACGATACAAAATAGTACAGATGGTGTAATGACTTCTGTATCTGGCGATGAAACAGCGATTGGTTATATTTCATTAGGTTCATTAAATGATACTGTCAAGGCTGTTAATATCGAAGGAGTCGAAGCAACAGCTGAGACGATTGCAGACGGTTCATATGCGATCGCACGTCCTTTCAATGTAGTTTATAAAGATAACTTAGGTGAAGCAGCTCAAGATTTTTGGGACTTCATGTTCAGTCAACAAGGACAAGAAATTGTTGAGTCTGAAGGCTATGTAACAGCAACTGAAGACGCTTCTGAGTATACTGCTCCAACAGATCTATCAGGAAAAGTCAGCGTTGTCGGTTCAACATCGGTTACACCAGTCATGGAAATGCTAGCTGAAGAGTACCAAACATTAAACCCAGAAGTTACGATCGACATTACTTCTAATGGTTCTTCTGCTGGGATCACTGCAGCGGTAGATGGAACAGCTGATATTGGAATGGCTTCCCGCGAACTGAAAGAAGAAGAGCAAGCTGATTTAACAGCAGGAGTTCTCGCAATGGATGGCATCGCAGTTATCGTCAACGAAAACAATACGATTGATGAATTAACGATGGATCAAGTCAAACAAATCTTTACAGGTGAGTTGACTACGTGGGAAGAACTGACTAAATAAACCATTTATGATATAAAAAACAAACAAAAAGAACTAAAAAACAGATCAGAACATACGGGTCTGTTTTTGTTCTGTTCAAGGAAATAAACGGCAACAGCAAAAAAGCGGATCAAATCAAACCTTAAACTGAAGCGGTCCTGCTGAAAAATAAGAAGGTGAACGAAATGAAAACAAAAAAAATAGAAGGCTTTATGCAAGGGGTTTTTCTTGTTTCAGCTTTAACGTCTGTATTGGCCATCGTCTTAATCTGTGTCTTTAT is a genomic window of Carnobacterium sp. CP1 containing:
- the secA gene encoding preprotein translocase subunit SecA, which translates into the protein MANFLRNLIENDKKEIKSLGKVADQIEAFADRMAALSDEELQAKTPELKQRYQAGETLDALLPEAFAVVREAAKRVLGLYPYRVQLMGGVTLHRGNIPEMKTGEGKTLTATMPVYLNALTGEGVHVVTVNEYLASRDAVEMGELYQWLGLTVGLNLNSKSAEEKREAYLSDVMYSTNNEMGFDYLRDNMVVYREQMVQRPLNYAIVDEVDSILIDEARTPLIISGQAEKSTTLYTRADFFVKGLKEEEDYTIDVQSKTVVLTEVGMEKAEKAFRVENLYDVENQGLTHHLDQALRANYIMMFDIDYVVQDDKIMIVDQFTGRIMEGRRYSDGLHQAIEAKEGVTIQNESKTMANITFQNFFRMYKKLAGMTGTAKTEEEEFREIYNISVVAIPTNKPLIRDDRPDLLYPSLISKFEAVVEEIKERHATGQPILVGTVAVETSELLSGLLKQARIPHEVLNAKNHFKEAEIITNAGQKGSITIATNMAGRGTDIKLGAGVREVGGLCVIGTERHESRRIDNQLRGRAGRQGDPGVTQFYLSLEDDLMRRFGSERIQAVLERLKVQDEDAVIQSKMISRQVESAQKRVEGNNYDTRKNVLQYDDVMREQREIMYNQRLEVIMAQDSLKHVTVPMIQRSIERMVQLHTQGPKEEWNLQNILDFAHSAVVHPDDLTLADLENKTPEEIQTNLLEAAKKIYAEKEQQLNGTEQVLEFEKVVILRVVDSKWTDHIDTMDQLRQGIGLVAYGQANPLVEYQTEGFRLFEEMIAAIDYDVTRLLMKSQIRQNLQREQVAKGTTARSAGDGEVVKEAKKKPIKIDGSKIGRNDPCPCGSGKKYKNCHGKV
- a CDS encoding PDZ domain-containing protein produces the protein MQIASNFFMAVLIFLIQPTFLVGLIIAIGTSYQRIKTERSNHRVAIYKAFYEVKNYLLLGLVTGLIGSLLSIGIGFPITLDWIIVYQVVTILLMIVGYRFVHPLFAFSLTTLVLIGGAMVGTQDTFNFLPAGWYRPLTQMQWVNTSLITNVLFITVFLLAMTLVTLSKHATKQLSPRFLNTKRGKKIARYQIKPFWVVPLLLIIPGESFGAFFDWWPVFAIGNQTYSFFWLPILMGFRFTVQSQMPKAATELIVKDLAVLTVVAGLTAIGSIWTSYSGFAGLILLIVGGAVVLYRHRQREKKWTFLFGPSDSGIKVIGVRPDTPAEKMELTVGDTLISCNDHPLATEEDFHQALSSNSVYCRLKVKGPDGELRLTETALYADSPHEIGLVLLHN
- the pnpS gene encoding two-component system histidine kinase PnpS, coding for MKKLQFRIISILMTVFVIFSICIGFFSTQLLQDYAVESQEEGLVEQAIMAGSSLDGVAKDPSDFLNLKQEASVLKQHTKHRVTLIALDGTVVYDSAKQSPALENHRNREEVQAVLTGKPQGTDLRKSNSTNETLFYVARPVLDQAGEAIGVFRLAKPLAEMKQLNSQIRNSILTFSVLALVLATGITFLITKRIANPIEEVMDVAKNLSDKQYSSRYSGKGYGEVAKLGATINGLAESLQEQMQEIDQNEERLNELINHLVIGVMLLDEQRNIQRVNPVMCRILGMDSNELLGQSYADVTKSYGLSHLIEKTYRKKEMQNKEIYFYYPAERIVDANIVPIAGKNKGDMNLIVLLYDITEIRRLEKVRTDFVTNASHELKTPVTALKGFSETLLDGAMEDKDVLKQFLEIMLAESSRLDLLVNDILELSKLEQKQVPIAYEEVRVKDAVLSTFKLVKQKAEQKQITMEFIEEEEVNIEADSGRLKQILANLIDNAVIYTQAGGNIVVTLKKKEEHAIISISDNGMGIPEDELNRIFERFYRVDKARSRNSGGTGLGLSIVKYLVENFNGTIAVQSKAGLGTTFTLTFPIRHF
- the prfB gene encoding peptide chain release factor 2 (programmed frameshift); this translates as MEISDVRNKLETAAGKIAGFRRSLDLEAMEQTIAAYDDQMTEPTFWDDAQKAQDLINEANIVKEKYTSFKQLEEKQEELEVLLEMVKEETDLELEKELNDELTTFLAVLDQYELDMLLSGPYDKNNAIMELHPGAGGTESQDWGSMLLRMYTRWAEKKGFKVETLDYQDGDEAGIKSVTLLIKGHNAYGYLKAEKGVHRLVRISPFDSAGRRHTSFVSIDVIPELAGNVDIDINPEDLKVDTYRASGAGGQHINKTDSAVRITHIPSGVVVASQAQRSQLKNRDQAMNMLKAKLHQIEVEEKEREMAEIRGEQKEIGWGSQIRSYVFHPYTMVKDHRTNYETGNVTNVMDGDIDPFINAYLRSRMTQKD
- the ftsE gene encoding cell division ATP-binding protein FtsE, with protein sequence MIEMLNVYKKYPNGITAINGLTVRIEQGEFVYVVGPSGAGKSTFIKMMYREEKATKGTIKVGDFDLVTMKDKDIPYLRRHVGVVFQDFKLLPRLTVYENIAYAMEVVEKNPKIIKKRVLEVLELVGLKHKVRMFPNELSGGEQQRIAIARAIANMPRVLIADEPTGNLDPDTSWEIMNILEEINNQGTTVIMATHNSQIVNVVKHRVLAVENGRIVRDQLEGDYGYEV
- a CDS encoding substrate-binding domain-containing protein, whose translation is MNLKKAMKFGITLGLGLTLAACGNSTSNATDTGSAEGGFDAAQDIHVISREDGSGTRGAFTEITTILEEDAEGNEVDGTYMEATIQNSTDGVMTSVSGDETAIGYISLGSLNDTVKAVNIEGVEATAETIADGSYAIARPFNVVYKDNLGEAAQDFWDFMFSQQGQEIVESEGYVTATEDASEYTAPTDLSGKVSVVGSTSVTPVMEMLAEEYQTLNPEVTIDITSNGSSAGITAAVDGTADIGMASRELKEEEQADLTAGVLAMDGIAVIVNENNTIDELTMDQVKQIFTGELTTWEELTK
- a CDS encoding C40 family peptidase, giving the protein MNKKLITLVLLASMGVTTYLAPLTAEAAIDDNIKQTTEKINKLEDEKKSVANELAAITDSMAKNESKAASLMTEMTETQETLKELNSQIDTLNEGIAAREAKLAEQARTVQVNGDTQNYVDFILESESFADVLGRADVVSKLVSANQELVKAQAADKELVAAKQTETEKTLENQTLVAAKLEAAKTDLEQQGLEKEAVVASLAAEKADAETEKEQFLATKTAAEKAAQELQAAKTATVAVATSDETETEAVATNTVATAAEKTATPIATETKTTETKAKAVESKPAATTTPVAGGSWGAVQSAAFGVQGTPYLYGGTTTAGFDCSGFTQYAFNAAGISLPRTASAQYAASTKISQSEAKAGDLVFFNQTGSIDHVGIYLGNGSFIGAQSSSGVAVAQINQYYWAQYVVGYGRVN
- the ftsX gene encoding permease-like cell division protein FtsX, with translation MKFRTIKRHLIESLKSLKRNGWMSIAAISAVAVTLLLVGSFIAMLMNVNKLATDIENDVSVRVYIDLAADEGQQEQLEKDLAAIDHVDTVEFSSREDELKQVVGSYGNEFNLFQGDDNPLYDVYIVNTDTPEHTSTVAKQSEALDYVAKVNYGGATADNLFKTMKTVRNVGAVIIIALVLTAVFLISNTIRITIMSRRTEIEIMKLVGATNWFIRWPFLIEGAMIGLIGSLIPTALLSFIYVAAYDLGTQYLTGTYFALLTPVPFLYQIGGLMIAIGVLIGSIGSSISIRRFLKV
- a CDS encoding response regulator transcription factor, which encodes MKKVLIVDDEQSILTLLAFNLEKEGYQVQTALDGLAGYSLAIANRYDFIILDLMLPTMDGIEICKKLRQEKIDTPIMILTAKDDELDKIIGLELGADDYMTKPFSPREVLARMKAIMRRVTKQQQKAETSSESEEAPKIEVGEIQIFPSQYKVLVRGEQIDVTPKEFELLLYMAKRINRILSREQLLNAIWNFDYTGETRIVDVHISHLREKIEKDTKKPVYIRTVRGFGYKFEVPKA